A region of Granulicella aggregans DNA encodes the following proteins:
- a CDS encoding NADH-quinone oxidoreductase subunit A, which translates to MQSYPYIWNYLPLVLQVLVALGLACGMVGASFFIGKHKNSRTKGGAYECGMDPVGDARGRFSVRFYMVAMLFILFDVEAVFMLPWAVIFRRLPAITGSKFFGFNEMIVYLGFVAVGLFYVWKKGILNWSNDKGDL; encoded by the coding sequence ATGCAAAGTTACCCCTATATCTGGAATTACCTTCCGCTCGTGCTTCAGGTGCTGGTCGCGCTGGGGTTGGCGTGCGGCATGGTGGGTGCCTCGTTCTTCATCGGCAAGCATAAAAACAGTCGCACCAAGGGTGGCGCGTACGAGTGCGGCATGGACCCCGTGGGCGATGCCCGCGGCCGCTTCTCCGTTCGCTTCTACATGGTCGCGATGCTGTTCATCCTCTTCGACGTGGAAGCCGTCTTCATGCTTCCCTGGGCTGTGATCTTCCGCAGACTACCCGCGATCACTGGCTCGAAGTTCTTCGGCTTCAATGAGATGATCGTCTACCTCGGCTTTGTCGCCGTCGGCCTCTTCTACGTCTGGAAGAAGGGCATCCTGAACTGGTCGAACGATAAGGGAGACCTGTAA
- a CDS encoding NADH-quinone oxidoreductase subunit C, with product MYDPASKIAGFAAVLEAQPENAAVKALTALAVDAKFDRNEFTFTVNRENIIEAANAVKAAGYNFLEDVTAVDWYPSEPRFQISYHILSHTLKERIRLVVRLDGSDANVDSIISVWPSCNFYEREIFDLFGVHFAGHPNLVRIMMPEDWEGHPLRKDYPVEGYR from the coding sequence ATGTACGATCCCGCAAGCAAGATCGCCGGATTTGCCGCAGTTCTTGAGGCTCAGCCCGAGAACGCCGCAGTGAAGGCTCTGACCGCTCTGGCCGTCGACGCAAAGTTCGATCGCAACGAGTTCACCTTCACGGTCAACCGCGAGAACATCATCGAAGCGGCGAACGCAGTCAAAGCCGCAGGGTACAACTTCCTCGAAGACGTCACCGCCGTTGATTGGTACCCGTCGGAGCCGCGCTTCCAGATCAGCTACCACATCCTCTCCCACACGCTGAAGGAACGCATTCGCCTCGTCGTCCGGCTGGATGGCTCTGATGCGAACGTGGATAGCATCATCTCCGTCTGGCCCTCGTGCAACTTCTACGAACGCGAGATCTTCGACCTCTTCGGCGTCCACTTCGCCGGCCATCCCAACCTCGTCCGTATCATGATGCCCGAGGACTGGGAGGGTCATCCCCTACGCAAGGACTACCCCGTGGAGGGCTACCGCTAA